One region of Eupeodes corollae chromosome 1, idEupCoro1.1, whole genome shotgun sequence genomic DNA includes:
- the LOC129939702 gene encoding uncharacterized protein LOC129939702: MEKIDTNSENAIEGWCQQLDTGNTQDLISTLQDISNIYRPGNEESFRKIQQKLHQLIIRSSSGFRSANVVILNSSLRTYFHILHRSGTVDTFFQDLDGKPKEAPFILYAMLSTDYHKCLKQEYLQEKCLCELSRAIESNFSHLVPVLRALNLLHKKYNIPQQNISLEKIYSCMQSNRLGARDEALILFRYSTLGLQESVQLFNLINNYWPWTNKNKYYLLSVILSNHNLQVLSKKCEFNEEDFFNGLRLGLSYKSTFSASQSLVRALSKQHSHQLLELSIEILRNGTEREIVNFHTQWFTHIIQKDELYRMLQLEDSREISFRYIFLVCIFSKQIILASKDLGELAGFFRDNCFILTMDTQMYVFKFFVDNLASLEFQSSLEFLSEFIEMHRCTECPQVRHTILGKFPIIFNFIAKMFCTLNSESRAPVAGFFRKLFELISKDMQNALYQPLIFSLKAMDRILQILFSSSSKNVSKACKLEQNQQLGEFLLKEKIFDVATMSRTAFEVLNSPECYDDARELVVNIIKQLKVQNLREASRRCAECSESIEVDEVAQCAIFARLCIHCSHYDGQATEYPRELLSYSIRRVREIIKVLESDPLNVCKNEGHIFGHMSVINEVLNEEKSSLGFEFADVLKTVEDVILLHLKLLNAAAKEGSTAASFQVMDESLQLLVEKSVYERKNDEECRKFLMLSFWMALKTSCEVATTIGRILTEKAEADAEILKIVEKCLNVSVTVLLRCRHKGAIEAAGVTLGKLVKLLTSHSDDSKCYGIVYKCLDLLFEKVNQISTTRRGAGLTIMFLHLVKNEFRRERPLTHRAVKMLIDRIENATDEASSASCAENTYQDESEQNFDSVHALVLHYLCVVVKDTELRDTVSEYYDEIMMAAVLRIDNPEWTICNAALQLFGALVPKIVGQKQATEMVIPVCWEPTEVTFLEVNLKLPRTCEHILESCCRVGKSNVSTRKLILFLEFLSNVEHLKKGEQSISPMLERFRELFWSLLSHECEKVRKLGATCFVRAHEFREDLPVVLLQLAEIIFKVRSENFFQGLLFAINEGIHKIDVEWKYTSVQSVDDFLEILRNTFRASYKYRSLSFYTRAILMDFFLLTGLDLKEEMVMEIVQKEQKVNSAERQSFGFDLWREKVLENKA; this comes from the exons ATGGAAAAAATCGACACAAATTCAGAAAATGCAATAGAAGGCTGGTGTCAACAACTGGACACCGGAAATACTCAAGATCTTATAAGCACGCTGCAG GACATATCCAACATCTATCGACCCGGCAATGAAGAATCATTTAGGAAAATTCAGCAAAAACTCCATCAACTCATAATCCGATCCTCATCTGGCTTCCGTAGTGCAAACGTAGTTATCCTGAATTCAAGCTTGCGCACCTATTTCCACATCCTTCATCGATCTGGCACTGTTGACACTTTCTTCCAGGACCTCGACGGGAAGCCCAAAGAAGCGCCCTTTATCCTCTATGCCATGCTTAGCACGGACTACCACAAATGCCTGAAACAGGAATACTTGCAAGAGAAATGCCTCTGTGAGCTCTCCCGAGCCATTGAGTCTAACTTTTCGCACTTGGTACCGGTTCTTAGGGCCCTAAACCTTCtacacaaaaaatacaacatcCCTCAACAAAACATTTCCTTGGAAAAAATCTACTCGTGCATGCAAAGCAATCGGCTTGGAGCTCGCGATGAAGCTCTCATCCTATTTCGCTACTCAACTCTCGGCCTGCAGGAGTCGGTGCAACTCTTCAACTTGATCAACAACTACTGGCCTTGGACGAACAAAAACAAGTACTATTTGCTCTCTGTCATCCTCTCCAACCACAACCTGCAGGTTCTCTCGAAAAAGTGTGAGTTCAACGAAGAAGACTTCTTCAACGGACTGCGTCTGGGACTGAGCTATAAGAGCACCTTTTCAGCTAGCCAGTCACTTGTTCGAGCCCTCTCCAAGCAACACAGTCACCAGCTTCTAGAACTATCCATCGAAATTTTGAGGAACGGCACCGAAAGGGAAATTGTAAATTTCCACACTCAGTGGTTCACTCACATCATTCAAAAGGACGAACTCTATCGAATGCTCCAGCTCGAGGATTCCAGGGAGATCTCATTCCGGTACATATTCTTGGTGTGCATTTTCTCGAAGCAAATCATTCTAGCTTCAAAAGACCTCGGTGAATTGGCAGGATTCTTCCGGGATAACTGCTTCATTCTTACAATGGACACGCAGATGTATGTCTTCAAGTTTTTCGTCGACAATTTAGCCAGTTTGGAGTTCCAGAGTTCGCTCGAGTTCCTCAGCGAATTCATCGAAATGCACAGGTGCACGGAATGCCCCCAAGTGCGGCATACGATCCTGGGAAAGTTCCCCATTATCTTTAATTTCattgcaaaaatgttttgtacATTGAATTCGGAGTCCCGAGCACCTGTGGCTGGGTTCTTCCGGAAGCTCTTTGAATTGATCTCGAAGGACATGCAGAACGCCTTGTACCAGCCTCTGATATTCTCCCTCAAGGCCATGGACAGGATCCTGCAGATTCTCTTCTCTTCGAGCAGCAAAAATGTCTCGAAAGCTTGCAAACTCGAACAGAACCAGCAACTGGGCGAGTTTCTGTTGAAGGAAAAGATATTCGATGTCGCAACCATGAGCAGAACTGCCTTTGAAGTTCTCAACTCCCCCGAATGTTATGACGACGCAAGGGAATTGGTGGTCAACATAATAAAGCAATTGAAGGTGCAGAATCTGCGAGAAGCTAGTCGAAGATGCGCTGAATGCAGTGAGAGCATAGAGGTCGATGAAGTTGCCCAGTGTGCGATCTTTGCTAGACTGTGCATCCATTGCAGTCATTACGATGGCCAAGCGACGGAGTATCCACGCGAACTACTTAGCTACAGCATCAGAAGAGTTCGAGAGATCATAAAAGTTCTTGAATCGGATCCATTGAATGTTTGTAAGAACGAGGGACATATCTTTGGACACATGAGCGTCATCAATGAAGTTCTCAACGAGGAGAAGAGTTCGTTAGGGTTTGAATTTGCGGATGTCTTGAAGACAGTGGAGGATGTTATTTTGTTACATTTGAAATTGCTAAATGCCGCAGCCAAGGAAGGAAGCACCGCAGCTAGTTTCCAGGTCATGGATGAGAGTCTACAATTGCTTGTCGAAAAATCGGTCTACGAACGAAAGAACGACGAAGAGTGTCGAAAGTTTTTGATGCTTTCTTTTTGGATGGCTTTGAag ACATCCTGCGAAGTTGCAACAACAATCGGGCGCATACTCACAGAAAAAGCAGAAGCTGATGCTGAAATCttgaaaattgttgaaaagtgCTTGAATGTAAGCGTAACGGTTTTGCTTCGCTGTAGACATAAAGGAGCCATTGAAGCAGCTGGCGTTACCTTAG GAAAACTGGTAAAGCTGTTAACATCGCATTCAGATGATTCCAAATGCTACGGAATCGTATACAAATGCTTAGATTTGCTATTTGAGAAAGTCAATCAAATAAGTACAACCCGGCGGGGAGCTGGACTCACGATAATGTTCCTGCATCTGGTTAAGAACGAGTTCAGAAGAGAACGCCCTCTAACCCACAGAGCTGTAAAGATGCTCATTGATCGCATCGAAAACGCCACCGATGAGGCGTCCTCAGCAAGCTGTGCGGAAAATACATATCAAGACGAATCCGAACAGAACTTCGATAGCGTGCACGCTCTGGTTCTGCATTATCTGTGCGTGGTGGTCAAAGACACCGAACTGCGTGACACAGTGTCCGAGTACTACGATGAGATTATGATGGCTGCGGTGTTGAGAATTGACAATCCCGAATGGACCATATGCAATGCGGCACTGCAACTCTTTGGGGCACTTGTGCCGAAGATCGTTGGCCAGAAACAAGCTACAGAGATGGTCATCCCAGTTTGCTGGGAACCAACTGAGGTAACCTTCCTGGAGGTCAACTTGAAGCTACCCCGCACGTGTGAACATATCTTGGAATCTTGCTGCAGGGTCGGCAAGTCAAATGTCTCCACCAGAAAGTTGATTCTCTTCCTGGAATTCCTCTCCAATGTTGAGCATCTAAAGAAAGGTGAACAGTCGATATCTCCCATGTTGGAACGGTTCCGTGAGCTTTTTTGGTCGTTACTCTCGCATGAATGCGAAAAAGTTCGCAAACTAGGCGCCACGTGCTTTGTGCGAGCACACGAATTCCGTGAAGACCTCCCAGTTGTGCTTTTGCAATTGGCCGAAATAATCTTCAAGGTCCGCAGTGAGAACTTCTTCCAGGGGCTCCTGTTTGCTATCAACGAAGGCATTCACAAGATCGACGTCGAATGGAAGTACACCAGTGTCCAGAGCGTCGACGATTTTCTAGAGATTTTACGCAACACATTCCGAGCTTCGTACAAGTACCGATCGCTCAGCTTCTATACTCGGGCAATTCTGATGGACTTTTTCCTCCTCACCGGTCTGGATTTGAAAGAAGAAATGGTCATGGAAATCGTGCAGAAGGAACAGAAAGTGAATTCAGCCGAAAGACAGTCGTTCGGCTTTGATTTGTGGCGCGAGAAGGTCTTGGAAAACAAAGCCTAA